One window of Aliarcobacter lanthieri genomic DNA carries:
- a CDS encoding phosphatase PAP2 family protein produces MIKTCKNLYSNIYIFKFKRVLFIFLLLILTPIFFAIIDFKYSTKINDYFYIYYLFLITNIANVPFTIITSLFFTIILLFIYRSNLKNMIILSIFVNLVVLSSQGIVYFTKNIVKEPRPYVHLLVENNYINSSDEFYLLDKNKRIEFIENINLKDINIPSWQQKYFTKEIGYSFPSGHTVFIATWTILLFCLLIEKRRYFLAFFIYFLAFFIEISRLLLGMHFWHDILISCCISFFTVLFFIWIINFFQGNKEKEV; encoded by the coding sequence TTGATTAAAACATGTAAAAACTTGTATTCAAATATTTATATTTTTAAATTTAAAAGAGTGTTATTTATTTTTTTATTACTTATTTTAACTCCAATATTCTTTGCTATTATCGACTTTAAATACTCTACTAAAATTAATGACTATTTTTATATATATTATTTATTTTTAATTACAAATATTGCAAATGTTCCTTTTACTATTATTACATCACTATTTTTTACAATAATCTTACTTTTTATTTATAGATCAAATTTAAAGAATATGATTATATTATCAATATTTGTAAATTTAGTTGTTTTGAGTTCTCAAGGTATTGTTTATTTTACAAAAAATATTGTAAAAGAACCTCGTCCTTATGTACATTTACTTGTTGAAAATAATTATATAAATAGCAGTGATGAATTTTATTTATTAGATAAGAATAAACGAATAGAATTTATAGAAAATATAAATTTGAAAGACATAAATATTCCTTCTTGGCAACAAAAATATTTCACAAAAGAAATTGGTTATTCTTTCCCATCAGGGCATACAGTTTTTATAGCTACATGGACAATTTTGCTTTTTTGTTTATTGATTGAAAAAAGAAGATATTTTTTAGCTTTTTTTATATATTTTTTAGCCTTTTTTATTGAGATTAGCAGGTTACTTCTTGGAATGCATTTTTGGCATGATATATTGATATCTTGTTGTATATCTTTTTTCACAGTTTTATTTTTTATTTGGATAATAAATTTTTTTCAAGGTAATAAGGAAAAAGAAGTTTAA
- a CDS encoding PD-(D/E)XK nuclease family protein yields MLNKKSLFVFPTSRAIKEYLFDFKSKDTLLPSTLTIDEFLKKSISLNGYRYTQDEQRVIFLHEAIKNIDIKKLGISNSFVKFLKQSEYIYRFFLELSSEKIEIINLQIADTYEFYSEHLEILNQIYKKYLEILEQNLYVDRVNLDKFYTINENFIKRFDEIIIVYEGYFTKQEYDIIKKISKETKVFIKFYSNLYNRKSIELFKGFNYDFKVDFEYLINLSSFEILEEVISQKKLEIFEIKGFSTRFNQVAYIKSSIVNLINKGINPQNIAVVLPNESFAQILELNDSEEYFNFAMGKNIQNQILYQRANSIFLYINSNEIETIEALKYFDIDKKYVDENIKSIWDKHTSKEVFGKICEFIKKDEENKELLEKFDELIYRLNIIFFTNHNNLRLKDAYKIFLQKLDEIKLDDAHAGKITVMGLLETRAINFDAVIICDFNNSYIPKISIKDKFLSTKVKYLANLPTKNDRENLQKYYYKRLIDNTKNLYISYVNSNEDEISKFAYELFTDIKISISDEVYKDILYKSKKLEYSEQEILLYIDLTKQVWSASSLKTFLECKRRWYLKYILKLKEHTISRLPKPFELGNIIHKILEEFYKNSQRDLKNIDELFLKYKSDNPFLILDLEVYKQKIEAFIKFDKERLKNREIIEIEKKFNTNFNDFKITGVIDRVDKFGDTYELIDYKTSRNLKIDTINTYEKSCDFQLEFYFLAIKDLYKVSNIRAFYCDLFENSLKEEVVLEQKLELLKTIFDSLKEQSKEIINFCKTEDKINCEYCTYKTICNRD; encoded by the coding sequence ATGCTAAATAAAAAGTCTCTTTTTGTATTTCCTACTTCAAGAGCTATAAAAGAGTATCTTTTTGATTTTAAATCAAAAGATACTCTTCTCCCTTCAACATTAACAATTGATGAATTTTTAAAAAAATCTATATCTTTAAATGGTTATAGATATACTCAAGATGAACAAAGAGTTATTTTTTTACATGAAGCTATAAAAAATATTGATATAAAAAAATTGGGGATATCAAATAGTTTTGTTAAATTTTTAAAACAAAGTGAGTACATATATAGATTTTTTTTGGAATTAAGTAGTGAGAAAATTGAAATAATAAATTTGCAAATAGCTGATACATATGAATTTTATAGTGAACATTTAGAAATATTAAATCAAATTTATAAAAAATATTTAGAAATTTTGGAACAGAATTTATATGTTGATAGAGTAAATTTAGATAAATTTTATACCATAAATGAAAATTTTATAAAAAGATTTGATGAAATTATAATAGTTTATGAAGGTTATTTTACAAAACAAGAATATGACATAATTAAAAAAATATCAAAGGAAACAAAAGTTTTTATAAAATTTTATTCAAATTTATATAATAGAAAATCGATAGAACTTTTTAAAGGTTTTAATTATGATTTTAAAGTAGATTTTGAATATTTGATAAATTTATCATCTTTTGAAATACTAGAAGAAGTTATTTCACAGAAGAAATTAGAAATATTTGAAATAAAAGGATTTTCTACTAGATTTAATCAAGTTGCATATATAAAATCAAGTATTGTAAATTTGATAAATAAAGGTATAAATCCACAAAATATAGCTGTCGTTTTACCAAATGAAAGTTTTGCACAAATTTTGGAACTAAATGATAGTGAAGAATATTTTAACTTTGCTATGGGCAAAAATATACAAAATCAAATACTATATCAAAGAGCAAATAGTATATTTTTATATATAAACTCTAATGAAATTGAAACTATTGAGGCTTTAAAATATTTTGATATAGATAAAAAATATGTAGATGAAAATATAAAATCAATTTGGGATAAACATACCTCAAAAGAAGTTTTTGGAAAGATTTGTGAATTTATAAAAAAAGATGAAGAAAATAAGGAACTATTGGAAAAGTTTGATGAGTTAATATATAGGTTAAATATCATATTTTTTACAAATCACAATAATTTACGTCTTAAAGATGCTTATAAAATCTTTTTACAAAAATTAGATGAAATAAAATTAGATGATGCTCATGCTGGTAAAATTACAGTTATGGGTTTACTTGAAACAAGAGCAATAAACTTTGATGCAGTTATAATTTGTGATTTTAACAACTCATATATTCCAAAAATATCTATAAAAGATAAGTTCTTATCTACTAAAGTAAAATATTTGGCAAATTTGCCAACAAAAAATGATAGAGAGAATTTACAAAAATATTATTATAAAAGATTGATAGATAACACTAAAAATCTTTATATATCATACGTTAATTCAAATGAAGATGAGATATCAAAGTTTGCTTATGAATTATTTACAGATATTAAAATTTCAATAAGCGATGAAGTATATAAAGATATTTTATATAAAAGTAAAAAATTAGAATATAGTGAACAAGAGATATTGTTATATATAGATTTAACAAAACAAGTTTGGTCTGCAAGTAGTTTAAAAACTTTTTTAGAGTGTAAAAGAAGATGGTATTTAAAATATATACTAAAATTAAAAGAACATACTATATCAAGATTACCAAAACCATTTGAATTAGGTAATATTATTCATAAGATTTTGGAAGAGTTCTATAAAAATTCACAAAGAGATTTAAAAAATATTGATGAATTATTTTTAAAATATAAAAGTGATAATCCATTTTTAATACTTGATTTAGAAGTTTATAAGCAAAAAATTGAAGCTTTTATAAAATTTGATAAAGAGAGATTGAAAAATCGCGAAATTATAGAAATAGAGAAAAAATTTAATACAAACTTTAATGATTTTAAAATAACTGGAGTGATAGATAGAGTTGATAAATTTGGAGATACTTATGAATTAATAGATTATAAGACTTCAAGGAACTTAAAAATCGATACTATAAATACTTATGAAAAATCTTGTGATTTTCAGTTAGAGTTTTATTTTTTAGCTATAAAAGATTTATATAAAGTATCAAATATTAGAGCATTCTATTGTGATTTATTTGAAAACTCTTTAAAAGAAGAAGTTGTCCTAGAGCAAAAATTAGAACTTTTAAAAACTATTTTTGATAGTCTAAAAGAACAAAGTAAAGAGATTATAAATTTCTGTAAAACCGAAGATAAAATAAATTGTGAGTATTGTACTTATAAAACTATTTGTAATAGAGATTAA
- the prfB gene encoding peptide chain release factor 2: MDAYEYSELLKLLNTKLKNIKGILKPEELNKRLEEIINLEASQDFWNDVENATKIGIEKNRILGKLNKFNKANESLQGTNELYEMAYDENDEDTLGLLYEEAQDLEDLIKSTEISVMLSNPDDALNAIVTIHPGAGGTESQDWASILYRMYLRWAERNDFKVELLDYQAGDEAGIKDVSFIIRGENAYGYMKTENGIHRLVRISPFDSNAKRHTSFTSVMISPEIDDNIDIVIEDKDIRIDTYRASGAGGQHVNKTESAIRITHIPSGIVVQCQNDRSQHKNKDSAFKMLKSKLYELELEKQRASKDSGDKSEIGWGHQIRSYVLQPYQQVKDSRSNIGYSNVEAILDGDITKIMEDVLIATSTEK; the protein is encoded by the coding sequence ATGGATGCTTACGAATATTCAGAACTTCTAAAACTTTTAAATACAAAATTAAAAAATATAAAAGGAATTTTAAAACCAGAAGAATTAAATAAAAGATTAGAAGAAATAATAAATCTTGAAGCTAGTCAAGATTTCTGGAATGATGTTGAAAATGCTACAAAAATAGGTATAGAAAAAAATAGAATTTTAGGAAAATTAAATAAATTTAACAAAGCGAATGAATCATTGCAAGGAACAAATGAACTATATGAAATGGCTTATGATGAAAATGATGAAGATACATTAGGTCTTTTATATGAAGAAGCACAAGATTTAGAAGATTTGATAAAATCAACTGAGATATCTGTAATGTTATCAAATCCTGATGATGCTTTAAATGCTATTGTTACTATTCACCCAGGTGCTGGTGGAACAGAATCACAAGATTGGGCTTCAATTCTTTATAGAATGTATTTAAGATGGGCAGAGAGAAATGATTTTAAAGTGGAACTTCTTGATTATCAAGCAGGAGATGAAGCTGGAATAAAAGATGTAAGCTTTATCATAAGAGGTGAAAATGCTTATGGATATATGAAAACAGAAAATGGTATTCATAGACTAGTTCGTATTTCCCCTTTTGATTCAAATGCAAAAAGACATACATCTTTTACATCAGTTATGATAAGTCCTGAAATTGATGATAATATAGATATAGTTATTGAAGATAAAGATATTAGAATAGATACATATAGAGCAAGTGGTGCTGGAGGGCAACACGTAAATAAAACGGAAAGTGCTATAAGAATTACTCATATTCCTAGTGGAATTGTTGTGCAATGTCAAAATGATAGAAGTCAACATAAAAATAAAGATAGTGCTTTTAAAATGTTAAAATCAAAATTATATGAACTTGAACTAGAAAAACAAAGAGCATCTAAAGATAGTGGTGATAAAAGTGAGATTGGTTGGGGACATCAAATAAGATCTTATGTATTACAACCATATCAACAAGTAAAAGATAGTAGAAGTAATATAGGTTATTCTAATGTAGAAGCTATACTTGATGGTGATATAACAAAAATAATGGAAGATGTTTTAATAGCAACTAGTACAGAAAAGTAA
- a CDS encoding c-type cytochrome: MKKAIVSTLILLGSSLLADTTMCFKENHPSIATIESTPLNGGACEGKYSINDMKKKGWLVDDIKINGNSYIYVLKTPDNAKAITPSGISQEQMEANIMAKLEAKKEAEETARVEKENEELRVDAQNLYVAQCQNCHGEKGELRKGNSRIKDLTVADMQEALREYKLGVGEKASSVYAPSHINFLNDKNIKGIKAYLDSIQ, from the coding sequence TTGAAAAAAGCTATTGTTTCTACACTAATACTTTTAGGAAGCTCTCTCTTAGCTGACACAACTATGTGTTTTAAAGAAAACCACCCATCTATCGCAACTATTGAAAGTACTCCTTTAAATGGTGGTGCATGTGAAGGAAAATACTCTATTAATGATATGAAAAAAAAGGGATGGCTAGTTGATGATATAAAAATCAATGGAAATAGCTATATTTATGTATTAAAAACTCCAGATAATGCAAAAGCTATAACTCCTTCAGGAATTAGCCAAGAACAAATGGAAGCAAATATAATGGCAAAACTTGAAGCTAAAAAAGAAGCTGAAGAAACTGCAAGAGTTGAAAAAGAGAATGAAGAATTAAGAGTTGATGCACAAAATTTATATGTAGCTCAATGTCAAAATTGTCATGGAGAAAAAGGTGAACTAAGAAAAGGTAACTCTCGAATTAAAGATTTAACTGTTGCTGATATGCAAGAAGCTTTAAGAGAGTACAAATTAGGGGTTGGAGAAAAAGCTAGTTCAGTTTATGCTCCTTCTCATATTAACTTCTTAAATGATAAAAATATTAAAGGTATAAAAGCTTATTTAGATAGTATTCAGTAG
- a CDS encoding dihydroneopterin aldolase, protein MKIEIENLQFKCIIGILDFERVKKQRVIINISFDYDFVDNSFIDYSEVSNLVKKTMKEKKFNLLEDAIKTIEKILYESYDIKNLNLKISKPDILKDCVVSLSS, encoded by the coding sequence ATGAAAATAGAAATTGAAAATCTTCAATTCAAGTGTATTATTGGTATCTTAGATTTTGAAAGAGTAAAAAAACAAAGAGTAATTATAAATATATCTTTTGATTACGATTTTGTTGATAACTCTTTTATTGATTACAGTGAAGTTTCTAACTTAGTAAAAAAAACAATGAAAGAAAAAAAATTCAATCTTTTAGAAGATGCTATTAAAACTATTGAAAAAATTTTATATGAATCTTATGATATAAAAAACTTAAACCTAAAAATATCAAAGCCCGATATTCTAAAAGATTGTGTAGTAAGCTTATCTTCTTAA